A section of the Pedobacter sp. HDW13 genome encodes:
- a CDS encoding PepSY domain-containing protein: MALTKPIQKKTNKSRLRRISDWLHLWLGIASGLVVFHLGITGCIFAFQKEITEFIHRKEVFVEVPANRKTIALSTLTATAEKELGGKKKITFLSTYAEPDRAWEFGTYKAGNPDAFWYFDSIDYYDLALINPYTGKVTLVADHKYEFFGIIKMLHWSFLINHPIGQQIIGWSTIIFVFLLISGMIMWWPKNLKKSNFDKSFKIKWKAKFKRINYDVHNVLGFYVMIICLMLALTGLVWAFQWFQSTVYVVAARSTTPPKQPEAKSDSTKTISAIPFDVAFETAKNTFKGADRIGMSPAEGGTTPIYATGYRGTETYWNFDVLLFDQYTGKLLARKNQTEKNAGEALIGMNYDIHVGAILGLPGKIMAFFASLIAASLPITGFIIWWGKKKKKKNPAVAENKHTSNLL, translated from the coding sequence ATGGCGCTAACAAAACCAATACAGAAAAAAACAAATAAATCGCGACTGAGACGGATTAGCGATTGGTTACACCTGTGGTTGGGTATTGCCTCTGGCCTGGTGGTTTTCCACCTGGGTATTACTGGTTGTATTTTCGCTTTCCAAAAAGAGATTACCGAATTCATTCACCGAAAAGAGGTGTTTGTTGAGGTACCTGCTAACAGAAAAACCATTGCCTTAAGTACATTAACAGCAACTGCCGAAAAAGAACTGGGCGGCAAGAAAAAAATCACTTTCTTATCCACTTATGCCGAGCCCGACAGGGCCTGGGAGTTTGGCACTTATAAAGCTGGTAATCCAGACGCTTTCTGGTATTTCGATTCGATAGATTATTACGATCTGGCCCTCATTAACCCATATACCGGAAAGGTTACTTTGGTTGCCGATCACAAATATGAGTTCTTTGGCATCATCAAAATGCTTCACTGGAGCTTCCTTATTAATCACCCCATCGGGCAGCAAATTATTGGCTGGTCTACCATCATTTTTGTTTTTCTCTTGATCTCAGGCATGATTATGTGGTGGCCTAAAAACCTCAAAAAATCAAATTTCGACAAGAGTTTTAAGATTAAGTGGAAGGCTAAATTTAAGCGGATTAATTACGATGTGCACAATGTACTGGGCTTTTATGTGATGATTATTTGCCTGATGCTGGCCTTAACTGGCCTGGTATGGGCTTTTCAATGGTTTCAATCAACCGTATATGTAGTAGCTGCAAGAAGCACCACTCCGCCTAAACAACCCGAGGCCAAATCAGATTCGACCAAAACAATTTCAGCTATCCCTTTTGATGTAGCTTTTGAAACGGCTAAAAATACTTTCAAAGGTGCCGATCGCATTGGCATGTCGCCGGCAGAAGGCGGAACAACGCCAATATATGCCACGGGATACAGGGGAACAGAAACGTACTGGAATTTTGATGTGTTGTTGTTCGATCAGTACACGGGTAAATTGCTTGCCCGTAAAAATCAGACTGAAAAAAATGCAGGCGAAGCATTGATTGGAATGAACTACGATATCCATGTGGGTGCCATTTTAGGTCTGCCCGGAAAAATTATGGCATTTTTTGCAAGTCTTATTGCAGCCAGCCTGCCTATAACCGGATTTATTATCTGGTGGGGCAAAAAGAAAAAGAAGAAAAATCCCGCAGTTGCGGAAAACAAGCACACCTCTAATTTATTATAA
- a CDS encoding DUF4198 domain-containing protein: MKTKISILLFFLAFSISGAFAHALWIETSATGKKGQAQEVKIFFGEYESGEPDSAAKWFSNLKDFKLVLTAPNGSTKVLTASPDVLFYKASFTPDQDGTYKLSVVHEVAAVYEKAKIEYYAFADVAVSTLKINTTFPADAALTIRPDKHALKAGETAIHQVIYNKAPFANKKLTVVGPDKKSQPTETDAEGKFTFKPAAKGNYFLEAFTEDKTPGKLNGKDYDKIWHLVTYTTQAN; encoded by the coding sequence ATGAAAACTAAAATCTCAATATTATTATTTTTTCTGGCCTTCAGTATCTCTGGCGCTTTTGCACATGCTTTATGGATAGAAACATCGGCTACAGGCAAAAAAGGCCAGGCACAGGAAGTGAAAATTTTCTTTGGCGAATACGAAAGCGGTGAGCCCGATTCGGCAGCCAAATGGTTCAGTAACCTTAAAGATTTTAAACTGGTTCTAACAGCTCCAAATGGTAGCACTAAAGTTTTAACCGCTTCGCCTGATGTACTTTTTTACAAAGCCAGCTTTACACCCGATCAGGATGGCACTTACAAACTTTCTGTTGTGCATGAAGTTGCTGCTGTTTACGAAAAAGCAAAAATCGAATATTATGCTTTTGCCGATGTTGCAGTAAGTACCCTGAAAATAAATACCACCTTTCCGGCTGACGCTGCCTTAACCATCAGACCAGATAAACATGCATTGAAAGCAGGAGAAACGGCCATACACCAGGTGATTTACAACAAAGCACCTTTTGCAAACAAGAAATTAACAGTGGTGGGTCCGGATAAAAAATCACAGCCTACCGAAACTGATGCGGAAGGTAAGTTTACTTTTAAACCTGCCGCCAAAGGAAATTATTTCCTGGAGGCGTTTACCGAAGATAAAACCCCGGGGAAACTAAACGGAAAAGATTACGATAAAATCTGGCACCTGGTTACCTACACCACTCAGGCAAACTAA